One window of the Gavia stellata isolate bGavSte3 chromosome 9, bGavSte3.hap2, whole genome shotgun sequence genome contains the following:
- the ANKRD1 gene encoding ankyrin repeat domain-containing protein 1, translating into MMMMKVEELVTGKKADDKETGSFLPEDFKNGEYEAAVRLEKQEDLKTVSEHSLTRGDLAYEKEKKLEAELKKKKLEERSKLENLEDLEKIIQLKKKKKCKKVKAPVLKEPEPEVITGPVDIPAFFRAALENKLPVIEKYLSDKGDPNVCDEYKRTALHRACSEGHLEVVKKLVEAGARLEQKDMLESTALHWACRGGNLDVLKFLLDNGINRNARDKLLSTPLHVAVRTGQYDCGEHLIACEADLNARDREGDTPMHDAVRLNRYKMIRLLVLYGADLTIKNCQGKTPMDLVLQWQNGTKEIFNSLKDNSYKSVHLGKF; encoded by the exons ATGATGATGATGAAAGTGGAAGAGCTG GTGACTGGGAAGAAAGCTGACGATAAAGAGACTGGCAGCTTCCTCCCTGAGGACTTCAAAAATGGAGAGTATGAAGCTGCTGTAAGATTAGAGAAGCAGGAGGACCTAAAGACAGTCTCTGAACACTCACTGACCCGAGGTGATCTGGCttatgagaaggagaaaaaactaGAAGCAGAG ctgaagaagaagaaattagagGAGAGGTCAAAACTTGAAAACTTGGAGGATCTTGAAAAAATTATccagctgaagaagaagaaaaaatgcaagaaagtgAAAGCGCCCGTTTTAAAGGAACCTGAACCAGAAGTTATT ACAGGACCAGTGGATATACCCGCATTCTTTAGAGCTGCACTGGAGAATAAGTTGCCAGTAATTGAAAAATACCTGTCAGACAAGGGGGATCCAAATGTCTGTGATGAG TACAAACGCACAGCATTGCACAGGGCATGCTCTGAAGGACATCTAGAGGTGGTGAAAAAATTGGTGGAAGCTGGAGCCCGGCTTGAACAGAAAGACATG cttGAATCTACAGCCCTGCACTGGGCATGCCGGGGGGGGAACCTGGATGTTCTGAAATTCTTACTGGATAACGGGataaacagaaatgcaagagaCAAG CTGCTCAGCACCCCTTTGCACGTGGCTGTGAGAACGGGTCAGTACGACTGCGGGGAGCACCTCATTGCCTGTGAAGCAGATCTCAATGCCAGAGACCGA GAGGGAGACACACCGATGCACGACGCCGTGAGGCTGAACCGCTACAAAATGATCAGGCTTCTGGTTCTGTATGGAGCGGATCTAACTATAAAGAACTGC CAAGGGAAAACCCCTATGGATCTTGTACTTCAGTGGCAGAACGGCACCAAAGAGATATTCAACAGCCTGAAAGACAATTCCTATAAGAGCGTCCATCTAGGCAAGTTCTGA